In Actinomadura luteofluorescens, the sequence GTCACCCAGTGATCGCGATGCGGACCAGGTTGCGGCCCTTCACCCCGTAGAGCGCGCGGCGCGAGGGGTCGAGGGCGAGCTTGGGCTCGCCGCCGAACCACTCGCCCGCCAGCCCGCCGGCGATCGTCTCGACGGCGAGGGCGGCCAGGTCGATCTTGTAGACGGCCTGGCCGTCCGTCGTGTACGCGCTGCCGCCCACGATGTGCAGGTCGGAACCGCGCGTGCCGACCTTCACCGTCCGGGTCACCTTCCGGCGGCGCAGGTCGAACTCGAAGAGCACCCCGGTGTCGGTGACGCCGTAGACGGCCCGCTCGGTGTGCGCGATGCCGGGGACGACCTTCGCGCCGGGCACCGGCTCCACCTGCCAGAGCAGCCTGCGGCGCCGCAGGTCGTACGCGGCGAGCCGGGCGGTCGTCGTCACGGGGGGCAGGCCGAGCCCCTCCTGGATGTTGGTGCCGATGTAGGCGACGCCGCGCCGGCACGTCACCGCGTAGAGGCTCTGTCGCTCGACCAGGGGCCGGTGCGTCTCGAACCTTCCGGTGCGCGGCGAGTAGAGCGACAGCGCCCCGTTGACCTGCCCCGGCTCCGGCTGGGTCGTCATCGCGATCAGGTCCGTCGACGGGTCGTAGGCCAGGTCGCGCGGCCGGTCCTGCTGGTTGCCCGTCTTGGCGAGCAGCTTCGCCTCGGCGTCGCCCGGCCGGTGCGAGTAGAGCAGGCCCTGCGTGTAGACGCCGAGGTAGGTGCGATCGCGCACGGTCAGCGCGGTCTTGGGCTCGCCGGGGATGCCCAGCCGCGTGCGGGACCTGGTGGCGATGTCGTGGATGTCGGCCCCGCCCTTGCCGCCCACGTAGACGCGGCGGCCGTCGGAATGCACCGACATCGGCTGCTCCGGCGCGGCCTTGAACCCCCGCTGGACGAGACTGACGTAGGCCAGCGCCTTGGTGGCCGGGTCGAACACCAGAACGGCGCCGTCCTGGACCCCGTACACCTTCCCCTCGTGCGCGAGCAGCCGGTGCGTGGCGGCCTCCGGCGCCCCCATGCCGAGCGTCTCCACCTCGCCGCCGTCGAGCGAGCAGCGGTAGAGCGTGCCCGAGGGGCGTCCGGTGAAGTAGACGAAGCCGTCGTGGAGGAGCACGGACGGGATGTACTTCTCGGACGTGGTGATGACGCGGTGGTCGGCGGGGTCGCTCTTGGACATCACCAGGACCTCGCCGTTGGACGAGATGCCGCCCGCGAGGTGGGTGCCGGAGATGTCGAGGCTGGCCACGAAGTCGCGTTCGGCGAGCGCGGCCGGGAGGATGTCGCGCTTGGCGCCGGTGGCGCGGTCGATCGTCACGAGGTGGGCGTTCGCGCCGACGCCCGCGTAGATCGTCGTCTCGTCGGCGGCGATGCTGCGCACGTACGCCTCGCCCTCGACCGTGACGCCGAGGTCGCGGCTCGCACCGCTCGCCGGGTCGTACTCCACCACGCGGCCCGGCTCGGAGATGGCCAGGAAGACCTTGCCGTCGGGGGACGCGGCGAGGTTCCAGATGAAGTGGTAGGGGTAGGCGCCCACCTTGGCCGCCGAGCCGGTCAGGGTGTCGAGGCGGTAGAGGTCGGACTGGCTGTGCGTGCCCACGTAGACGTCGGTGCCGACCTTGCACATCGCCCAGACGCCGATGCCGGTCGGGATGTCGACGTGGGCGGTCACGGCGTCCTTGGCCAGGTCGTAGGCCCCGACGACGTTGGGGGACAGGCCGCGGGTGCCGGCGTAGAGCACCCCGTTCACGAACTCGCCGTTGCCGAGCGGGGTGCTGACGCTGGCCGGGCCGAGATCGGTGACGGTCCCCTCCACCTCGTGCGGGGCGCGGCCGGAGGCTCTCGCGAGCCCGGGGGACAGGACGGGGGTACCGCTCGCGACGGCGGCCGCCGCGGCCGTCTGGAGGAACTGGCGACGCTGGATCACAGGGAAACCTTTCGGTCAGGACCGGAAGCTCCCTCTCACACTAGCCCCTGCCGTCTTTTCGGTCAGGACCCAAATTCGCGGAGGTTGTGGAGCGGACCTCTCGATCACTCAACGTGACTCTCCCGGGTCGTCATGTGATCGCCGCCCGTCGTCCCCGCCGGACGTGCGAACCCGGCTCGCGTCGAGCCGTACGAAAGGAATCGGGCGGCGCCTGGAATGCGATGCCATTCGACGTGGCCGGTTTCCCGATTGGCATACCGTCGGGCCGGATTGAACGGCCGAAACGGGTGGTCCATTGACCTGGACTTACGCGCGCACCTGATCACGATCTGGTGTGCGGACCGTAAGAGTCTTGTCTGTTTTGTGGCGGTTTTGTATGTTCGCTCCAACCGGGGGAAGTTCGTTGTCCGTCCGTCGCCGATCTTCCCGAGGAGACCCCATGCCCGAGGTCAAACGCCGTGATCTGCTCGCCGGGGTCGCGGCCCTCACCGGGTTCGCGACCGTCGGCCTGCTCCCCGGCACCGCCGCCGCCGCGACCCGGCGGCGCCCCGGCGCCCTCCTGGCCCCCTCCCTCACCGCCGGCGACAAGGCGGTGGTCGCCCGGGTCGACGCCCGCCGCGCGCTGCGGCACCTGAAGGTGCTCAGCGACGAGATCGGCTGGCGCATCGCCGGCACCCCGTCGGAGCACCGCGCCGCCCGCTACATCGCCGGATGCCTGCGCGATCTCGGCTACACGGTCGAACTGCAGCCCTTCCCGGTCGCCGACAAGTACCTGGCGGAGATCCGCTCCCGGGGCGAGCGGGTCTGGCAGTGCAGCGCCTCCCCGCAGGGCGCCGTCGCCTCGGTGGACGGCACGGTGGTGGACGTGGGCCGGGTCACCGAGGTCACCGGAGACGTGCGCGGCAGGCTGGTGCTGTTCGACCGGATCACCGGCATGGAGACCGAGCAGGCCAAAGCCGCCGCGAACGCCGGGGGCCGCGGCGGCGCTCGTCGTCAACGCGCGCTCCGAGACCTATCCCGAGCGCAAGCCCGGCTCCTTCGTCCCGACGCTGAAAGAGACCGTCGCGATCCCGGTGCTGGGCCTGGCCGAGTACCACGGCGAGCGGATCCGCGCGGGCGCCCGGCGACTGTCGTTCGCGGTCACCCACCACTCGGGGCTGACCTCGTACAACGTTCTGGCCGAGCGTAAGGCGACGCTGCCCAACCCCACCGGCAAGGCCGTCATCGTCAGCGCGCACTACGACAGCGTCCCCGGCTCACCGGGCGCCAACGACGACGGCAGCGGAACCGTGCTGTGCCTGGAACTGGCGCGCGTGCTGAAGCGGCTGCCGACCCAGCAGGCGGTCCGCGTCTGCCTGTGGGGCTCGGAGGAGTACGGCCTGGTCGGTGCCCGGCACTACGTGAAGCAGCTCGACGAGGCGGGCGTCGGGCGGATCACCGGCTGCTTCCAGAACGACATGGTCGCCACCAGCCATCCGCCCGCGGGCACGTACTGGCTGCTGTCCGTGGACGGCGCGGACAACACCACCACGGCCGCCGTGAACGCCGCCGCGCACCGGCTCGGCTACACCGACCAGACCAAGGGCCCCACCGCCCGAGGCTCCAGTGACCACGAGGCCTTCTTCGAGCGCGGAATCCCGGCGGGCAACTTCAGTTGGCGCGGCGGTGAGGCGCCCAGCCAGCTGGAGCCCTTCTACCACTCCCCTGAGGACACGATCGCCCAGAACGTCAGCCTGGAGCGGCTGCAAGTGTCCCTCGAACTGATCGGCTGCGCCCTCTACGACGTGGCGCGCCGCAAGTAGCGAGGAAGGGAAGAAGGGCGGGCGAACACTTCGGCCCGGCTCCGGGTCGAAGTGGCACGACACCGTCTCCCCACTTCGAGAGAACGACGGAGGCGCGAACGGGTCTCCTCATGACACCATTACGGTGATTTGAGGAGGCCTGTTGCATCGTCTGGTCGTGTCACTGACCTCCCCCGGGGCGTATCGGACGGTCCTGGAGGCGCTGAAGGCGCCGCTGCCGTCGGGTGCACCGCCTGGGCGGCACATCATGATCGAGCCGGGCTCGTATCCGAACACGGGGTTCCGCAGTACGAGCGACTTCGTCATGACGGCCGTGGAGGGCCTGGGTTCGGTGACGCTGGACGGTCGTACCGTCGGCACGATCGAGGTCACCGGCAAGGTGACGTTGCAGGGGCTGATCGTCCGGAACTGGAGCGACAAGGGCCTGGCTCTGGAGGCCGCGGGAGGCACCGTCGTCGCGGAGCAGTGCGAGTTCATGACCAAGGGCTCCCTCGCCCTCCGGGCGTCGAAGGGCGCCCACCTCACCTTGCGGGACTGCGAGGTCCAGGACGGCGCGGTCGTGTACAGCGCCTCGTCGGGGGTCATGGAGGGCACCTCCGTTATCGGGACGAGCGGCAACTCGGTGGCGCTCCGCAGCGGCAGTACGGTGACCCTCCGGTCGTGCCAGGTCAGGGACGCGGGCGGGGACGGCATCTGGGTAACCGAGGGGTCGCGTCCGCTGATCGAGCAGTGCACGATCAGCGATCCGGCCCGCGCGGGGCTCTGGGTCGACCATCGCGCGGAGGTTGTGCTCCGCGACTGCGAGATCCGGGGCACGCGCAAAACGGCCGTCACCGCGCTGGAAAAGGGCGGCATCGTCGCGGACGACTGCCTGATCGCGGGCTCGGAAGTCGACGCGCTGTGGGTGGCGACCGGCGGCTCGCTGACCGCGCGGCGGGTCAGGATGGAGGCGCCGCGGCGGACCGGCGTGGCCGTCGACAAGGGCACCGTCCACCTGGAGGACTGCGAGGTCGTCAACGCGTCCGACAGCGGCATGTACCTCGCCCAGGATGCGAACGTCACAGTCGCCCGGGGACGGGTCGCCGACTCGGGGCGGGCGGGCGTCGAACTGGCCAACGGCGCGCACGCCCGGCTGGAAGGAATGACGATCACCGGCAGCAAGCTCGCCGGCGTGAGCGTGGGATCGGGGAGCGAACTCGCCGTCCGCGGCTGCACCTTGGCGGGCAACCACGGCCGCGGCATCTTCACCGTCCTTGGCGCGAGCATGGAGATCGAGGATTTGACGAACGTCGGCAACGGGATGCCGGACCTGTTGGATTTCGAGCCCCCTGCCGCGACCGGTCAGGCAGAGAACCAAACGCCGGCCGAGCCCGTCAGCCAGGCGCCCGCCGAGCCCGAGCCCGAGGCGGCGCCGCCCGTGCCGAAGAAGGTCGGCGGGGCGGCGGACGTGCTGCTGGCCGAGTTGGAGGCGATGATCGGCTTGGCGGGGGTCAAGCGTGAGATCCGCATTCTGACGGATCTGCAGAAGGTGGCTGAGCAGCGGCGGTTGGCGGGCCTGCCGCCGGGTTCGGCGATGGGCCGGCACATGGTGTTCGCGGGTCCGCCCGGGACGGGTAAGACGACGGTGGCGCGGCTGTACGGCGGGATCCTCGCGGCTCTCGGGGTGGTGGAGAAGGGCCAGGTGGTCGAGGTCAGCCGGGCCGATCTGGTGTCGGAGAACATCGGTGGGACGGCGCTGCGCACGACCGAGGTGTTCGACCGGGCTCGCGGCGGTGTGCTGTTCATCGACGAGGCCTACACGCTGTCGCGTAAGGCGTCCGGCACCGACTTCGGGCAGGAGGCCATCGACACCCTGGTCAAGCTGATGGAGGACCACCGCGACGAGGTCGTGGTCATCGCTGCCGGATACTCGGCCGAGATGCGCGAGTTCCTCGCCGCCAACCCGGGCCTCAGCTCGCGGTTCTCCCGGACGGTGGAGTTCGAGAACTACAGCCCAGCCGAACTCGTCCAGATCGTCGAGACCCAGGCCGACAAGGACGGCTACCAGCTCGCCGAGGACGCACGCACCGCGCTCCTGGCGCACTTCACCTCCATGAAGCGCGACGCCTCCTTCGGCAACGGCCGCGCCGCACGCCGCGTCTTCGAAGCGGCGGTGGAACGCCAGGCGCAACGCCTGGCCGACATGGAAGAACTGCCCTCCGGCGAGGAGCTGTCCCGGCTGGTCGCCGAAGACCTCGACGTCGACACGGGCCTGGCCGCCCGGTTCGGGGAGGCCCGCGACCCCGACCAGGTCGGCAACCTGCTGGCGCGGCTGGCGGCGATGACCGGACTGGACGAGGTCAAACGCGACATCCGCGACCTGCTCGACCTGATCGCCTCGGCCCGGCGCCGCCGCGCCGCCGGGCTGGAAGCCGAACCCTTCACCGGCCACCTCATCTTCGCCGGGCCCCCCGGCACCGGCAAAACCACCGTCGCACGCCTCTACGGAGAACTCCTCACCGCCCTGGGCGTCCTCGCCCAAGGCCAGGTCGTGGAGGCGGCACGTGTCGACCTGGTCGGACAATACGTCGGACACACCGCACAGAAGACCAGCGAGGTATTCGAACAGGCCCGCGGCGGCGTGCTGTTCATCGACGAGGCCTACACCCTGTCGCGCCAGGCCGGATCAGGAAACGACTTCGGCCAGGAAGCCATCGACACCCTCGTCAAGCTCATGGAGGACCACCGCGACGAGATCATCGTCATCGCGGCCGGATACACCTCAGAAATGGACGGATTCCTGGCCACCAACCCCGGCCTGGCATCCCGCTTCGCCCGCACCCTGACCTTCCGCCCCTACGAGGTCGACGGCCTGGTCTCGATCTTCCTCGGCAAGGCCAAGGCAGCCGACTACCGCATCCCCGACTCGACCCGCCAAGCCCTCACCACCTACCTGGCGGCCAACCGCGACCGGTTCCGGGAAGGCAACGGACGCGAAGTCGACAAACTCTTCCGAGCCGCCGTGACCGCCCACGCCCGCCGCACCGAACAACTCGCCAACACCGGCATCGAACTCACCACCGAACAACTCGCCACCCTCCTCCCCGAAGACATCAGCGGATAGTCCTCCAGGGAGGAGGGGCACCTGAGTCGCTTGTGATCCGGGTGCGGCTGCGTTCAGCCGACCATGTCCGGTAGCTCGTCGGGCGTGACGCTCCACCAGGCGGCCGTGTCGGGTGGGAGGATCGCGTCCTGCCCTTCCGTACGGATCGGCCCGCTGCTCAGCAGGAGCGAGCCGCGGGCCGTGATCTGGACGCTCCGGTCGCCGGTGTTCACCGCGCACAGCATTCCAGGGCCGTCGGAATGGCCACTGCGCTCGAACACCAGACAGTTCGGCGGCCCGTCCAGCCAGCGCAGCTCACCGTCGCCCAATGCCGGATGGTCGCGCCGGATCCGGAGAGCCTCGCGGTAGAGGTTCAGCATGGAAGCGTCGTCGTCCTGCTGCGCCTCCACCGTGAGCGACTTCCACTCGGGCGGCGACGGCAGCCAGCCGCCGCCCGATCCGAATCCGAACGGGGGCTCGTCGCCGGACCACGGCAGCGGGACCCGGCACCCCTCACGGCTGCCCTTGATGCTCTCGAACTGCGGGTCGGTCACCAGCTCGACCGGGATGTCGAGCACCTCGGGCAGGCCGAGCTCCTCACCCTGGTACACGTACGCCGAGCCGGGCAGCGCCAGGGTGAGCAGCGCCGCCGCTCGGGCCCGCCGCCGTCCGAGCTCGCCGTCGCCATAGCGGGTGACATGCCGCTGGACGTCGTGGTTGGACAGCACCCAGGTGGTGGGTGCGCCGACGGAGCCCGTCGAGGCGAGGGACTTCTCGATCACCGAGCGCAGCGCGCCGGCGTCCCAGCCGGTTCGCATGTAGTCGAAGTTGAACACCTGGTGCAGCTCGTCCGGCCGTACGTAGCCGGCCAGCCGTTCGAGCGAGGGCGCCCACGCCTCCGCGACCCCGATCCGCTCTCCGGGGTAGGAGTCGAGCAGCCGCCGCCAGCTCCGATGGATGTCGTGCACCCCGTCCTGGTCGAAGTACGGCACCTTGCCGCGTCCGAGCAGGCGCGACTGGGGCGCGTCACCGACGTCGGGCAGCCCGGCCGCCTTGACCATGCCGTGCGCCACGTCGATGCGGAATCCGTCGGCCCCCAGGTCGAGCCAGAACCGCAGGACGTCGTCGAACTCGGCCCGCACGTCCGGGTGCTCCCAGTTCAGGTCGGGCTGCTGCGGTGCGAACAGGTGCAGGTACCACTGCCCGTCGGGCAGCCGGGTCCAGGCGGGACCGCCGAAGACCGACTCCCAGTCGTTGGGCGGCAGTTCGCCGCCGGCCCCTCGTCCCGGCCGGAAGACGTAGCGCTCCCGCGCCGGACCGGAGATCCCGGCGGCCAGCGCCTCCTGGAACCAGACGTGCTGGTCGGAGGTGTGGTTGGGCACGATGTCGACGATGACGCGCAGCCCCAGTCCGTGCGCGTCGCCGATCAGGCCGGCGGCGTCGGCGAGCGTGCCGAACGTCGGATCCACCGAGCGGTAGTCCGTGACGTCGTAGCCGCCGTCGACCATCGGCGAGGCGTAGAACGGCGTGATCCACAACGCGTCCACGCCGAGCGCGGCCAGGTAGGGGAGCCGGTCGCGGATGCCGCCCAGGTCGCCGATGCCGTCACCGTCGGCGTCGGCGAAACTGCGCACATAGATCTGGTAGATGACCGCGTCACGCCACCAGCGCGTACCACCCGGGCCAGAGGACTCCGCAGGGCTCCCCACTCCGCGCGCCGGTGAAGGAGGCCTCGATGATAGATCCATACGAGGAACCGTCTGGAGATCCATTTGATTCGCACTCGCGGATCCCGATGTCGCGGACGAGACGCCAGAATCGGCTCATGGACGTGCCTGACCTGCTGCGCCGCGCGGCCGATCTCATTCCGGCGCACACCAGGAGCGACGCGGGCCTCGGCGCTGACGACGTCAGGGACTACCTCGCCCAGGACGAGTGGGAGGTCGCCCTGGCCGTGCTCGACGACTTCGACGGCGTCCAGTGGCAGACGGTCCGGTACTGGGACCTGCTCATCGCCGCGGCTCGGCAGCTGTGGCTCGAAAACGACGTCGCCTGGTTCCACTGGCGGCGATCCGAGACACTGCACGGCCTGATCAGAGCGGACCTGCGGCTGGTTCCCCCGGAGGAAGGGGGACGTCGCCTCCCCGTCCCGAACGACGGGAAGCTCCGGCCGTTGTGGTCCATCGGCCGGACGACCGCCGAAGGTCACGACGACCTGAGCGTCGCCGCCATCCGGGTCGAGTCCGCGCCCGAGATCCCGCCGGGCGGATCCGGTCGGATCAGGCTGCTCCCACTCACTCCGCTCCACTGGCGCCACCTCGGACCCGGCGACGTCATCACCATGCACGAGGGGCGGCCCGTGCGCGGAACAGCGACGATCACCCAGATCCAGCCTCCGCATTTCAACGCGGGGCAGCGCCAACAGAGCACAGGGCGCATTCGTTGGACGCCGCCGTTCTCGTCGTGAAGTGGGCTTAGCACTACCCCCATTGGCGTCCTGGCCCTACGGCCCGCGCGGTGCCTCCGGATCGAGCATTGAGGGCATCGGCCGACGGGAAGCGCCCGGCTCCGGCCGCACGAAGGAGTGATGGACACATGAGCGGGTCCAGGACCAGAACCACCGCGCTGTGCGCCGTTCTCGCCCTCGGCGGGACGCTGGCGCCGGTGCCGGCGCACGCCTTCGCCCGGCACCGGCCCGCCGTGCAGAGGATCCGGTCCTCCGGGACCACGGAACTGACCTCCGGCTGGGCGATCCGATCCTCCGCCGACGTCCGCGACACCGGCGCCGAGATCTCCAAGCCGGACTACCCGGCGAAGGGCTGGCTGCCGCTGTCGCGCCCCGAGACGCTGATGGCGGGCCTGCTGGAGAACGGCCGGTATCCGAACATCTTCCACAACGACAACATGGCGAAGGTGCCGGCCAAGCAGTTCGACGTGAACTGGTGGTACCGCGAGCAGATCACCGTCCATCCCCGGAAAGGCGGCCGGACGTCGCTGGTGATGAACGGCGTCTCCGGAAAGGCCGACCTCTGGATCAACGGGAAGAGGCTCGCCGGATCCGCGCAGCTCCAGGGCTCGTACACGCGGCTGGAATACGACATCACGGGCTACGTCCGGGACGGGGCGAACGCCATCGCGCTCGACGTCTCCCGCAACGACGCCGACATCACCAAGTTCGACACGCCCATGCGGTACCTGACCCAGAACCAGGTCGACTGGAACCCGATGGCGCCCGACCAGAACACCGGGCTCCAGTACGCGCCGCAGATCGTCCAGGAGGGGCCGGTCTCGGTCCGGAACGCGCACGTCCTGCAGG encodes:
- a CDS encoding WD40 repeat domain-containing protein; this encodes MIQRRQFLQTAAAAAVASGTPVLSPGLARASGRAPHEVEGTVTDLGPASVSTPLGNGEFVNGVLYAGTRGLSPNVVGAYDLAKDAVTAHVDIPTGIGVWAMCKVGTDVYVGTHSQSDLYRLDTLTGSAAKVGAYPYHFIWNLAASPDGKVFLAISEPGRVVEYDPASGASRDLGVTVEGEAYVRSIAADETTIYAGVGANAHLVTIDRATGAKRDILPAALAERDFVASLDISGTHLAGGISSNGEVLVMSKSDPADHRVITTSEKYIPSVLLHDGFVYFTGRPSGTLYRCSLDGGEVETLGMGAPEAATHRLLAHEGKVYGVQDGAVLVFDPATKALAYVSLVQRGFKAAPEQPMSVHSDGRRVYVGGKGGADIHDIATRSRTRLGIPGEPKTALTVRDRTYLGVYTQGLLYSHRPGDAEAKLLAKTGNQQDRPRDLAYDPSTDLIAMTTQPEPGQVNGALSLYSPRTGRFETHRPLVERQSLYAVTCRRGVAYIGTNIQEGLGLPPVTTTARLAAYDLRRRRLLWQVEPVPGAKVVPGIAHTERAVYGVTDTGVLFEFDLRRRKVTRTVKVGTRGSDLHIVGGSAYTTDGQAVYKIDLAALAVETIAGGLAGEWFGGEPKLALDPSRRALYGVKGRNLVRIAITG
- a CDS encoding M20/M25/M40 family metallo-hydrolase, encoding MLGLAEYHGERIRAGARRLSFAVTHHSGLTSYNVLAERKATLPNPTGKAVIVSAHYDSVPGSPGANDDGSGTVLCLELARVLKRLPTQQAVRVCLWGSEEYGLVGARHYVKQLDEAGVGRITGCFQNDMVATSHPPAGTYWLLSVDGADNTTTAAVNAAAHRLGYTDQTKGPTARGSSDHEAFFERGIPAGNFSWRGGEAPSQLEPFYHSPEDTIAQNVSLERLQVSLELIGCALYDVARRK
- a CDS encoding right-handed parallel beta-helix repeat-containing protein, whose product is MSLTSPGAYRTVLEALKAPLPSGAPPGRHIMIEPGSYPNTGFRSTSDFVMTAVEGLGSVTLDGRTVGTIEVTGKVTLQGLIVRNWSDKGLALEAAGGTVVAEQCEFMTKGSLALRASKGAHLTLRDCEVQDGAVVYSASSGVMEGTSVIGTSGNSVALRSGSTVTLRSCQVRDAGGDGIWVTEGSRPLIEQCTISDPARAGLWVDHRAEVVLRDCEIRGTRKTAVTALEKGGIVADDCLIAGSEVDALWVATGGSLTARRVRMEAPRRTGVAVDKGTVHLEDCEVVNASDSGMYLAQDANVTVARGRVADSGRAGVELANGAHARLEGMTITGSKLAGVSVGSGSELAVRGCTLAGNHGRGIFTVLGASMEIEDLTNVGNGMPDLLDFEPPAATGQAENQTPAEPVSQAPAEPEPEAAPPVPKKVGGAADVLLAELEAMIGLAGVKREIRILTDLQKVAEQRRLAGLPPGSAMGRHMVFAGPPGTGKTTVARLYGGILAALGVVEKGQVVEVSRADLVSENIGGTALRTTEVFDRARGGVLFIDEAYTLSRKASGTDFGQEAIDTLVKLMEDHRDEVVVIAAGYSAEMREFLAANPGLSSRFSRTVEFENYSPAELVQIVETQADKDGYQLAEDARTALLAHFTSMKRDASFGNGRAARRVFEAAVERQAQRLADMEELPSGEELSRLVAEDLDVDTGLAARFGEARDPDQVGNLLARLAAMTGLDEVKRDIRDLLDLIASARRRRAAGLEAEPFTGHLIFAGPPGTGKTTVARLYGELLTALGVLAQGQVVEAARVDLVGQYVGHTAQKTSEVFEQARGGVLFIDEAYTLSRQAGSGNDFGQEAIDTLVKLMEDHRDEIIVIAAGYTSEMDGFLATNPGLASRFARTLTFRPYEVDGLVSIFLGKAKAADYRIPDSTRQALTTYLAANRDRFREGNGREVDKLFRAAVTAHARRTEQLANTGIELTTEQLATLLPEDISG
- a CDS encoding glycoside hydrolase family 13 protein, giving the protein MDLSSRPPSPARGVGSPAESSGPGGTRWWRDAVIYQIYVRSFADADGDGIGDLGGIRDRLPYLAALGVDALWITPFYASPMVDGGYDVTDYRSVDPTFGTLADAAGLIGDAHGLGLRVIVDIVPNHTSDQHVWFQEALAAGISGPARERYVFRPGRGAGGELPPNDWESVFGGPAWTRLPDGQWYLHLFAPQQPDLNWEHPDVRAEFDDVLRFWLDLGADGFRIDVAHGMVKAAGLPDVGDAPQSRLLGRGKVPYFDQDGVHDIHRSWRRLLDSYPGERIGVAEAWAPSLERLAGYVRPDELHQVFNFDYMRTGWDAGALRSVIEKSLASTGSVGAPTTWVLSNHDVQRHVTRYGDGELGRRRARAAALLTLALPGSAYVYQGEELGLPEVLDIPVELVTDPQFESIKGSREGCRVPLPWSGDEPPFGFGSGGGWLPSPPEWKSLTVEAQQDDDASMLNLYREALRIRRDHPALGDGELRWLDGPPNCLVFERSGHSDGPGMLCAVNTGDRSVQITARGSLLLSSGPIRTEGQDAILPPDTAAWWSVTPDELPDMVG